In Deferribacterota bacterium, the genomic window ATTTAAAAATAAACTTTAGAGAAACCAATAAGACCTTGATGGAGGTTGCAATAACTATATTTAGGGAATCAAAGAAAAATAATATAGACCCATATCTTGTATTATCTGTGATAAAAGTTGAAAGCTCCTTTATAGCTGACAGTTTCTCAAATAAAGGAGCCATAGGCTTAATGCAATTAAAACCAAAAACAGCCTTTTATATTGTTGATAAAATTGAAGATGTAAATTTATCAACTGCCCACGAATTGTATGACCCAGTGCTTAATATAAAAATTG contains:
- a CDS encoding transglycosylase SLT domain-containing protein, coding for MKKNLYITLVLTTVFLCIYLTIFIANNICSYQISLHKEKISKNTEILKNLEKKYNKLKKSVKEFTELFNIYDYLKINFRETNKTLMEVAITIFRESKKNNIDPYLVLSVIKVESSFIADSFSNKGAIGLMQLKPKTAFYIVDKIEDVNLSTAHELYDPVLNIKI